Within the Achromobacter spanius genome, the region GTCAGCACGGTGCGCTTGAAGAATGTTCGACCCTTCAGGCCCGCCACCATCAGCAAAGCGCCCAAGCCAAATACGATCAGATGTTCGCCAGGAAAGTCGGGGCGCCTGGCGTCTATGTCTTTCAATTCGTGAAATAGCGAGCGATGGCCGCGCTCGACTGGTTCCATTTCCACAACGTCGTCGGATTTCATGGTTGTCCCCCAAGAATAGAAACTGGGTCCCACTCAGCAAGTGACATGCCAGACACGGTTTGTGTCAGTGTCGGCCCAACTCTGATAAGGTCCGGCGTATCTTCCCTACCGGCCACACCATGTATACATCGCTCAAGGCACTCCTGCTGGTCCCTTGCCTGTGCCTGGCGGCTTGCGCCGTCAAGCCACGGCCCGCAACGCAAGCGCAGCCACGCATCGACGAGTTGCCAATGTACGGCGGCATGGACCGATCGGCGGCCGCCGAGCTTCAGGCTAGCGACAAAAAGCTGGTTGCGGATGCGGTCCAGGCGTTTGGCTCCGCTGCCAAGGCGTCGCAGGCCTGGGTGTCGCAGGGGTACCGCTTTTATCAAGCTGACCAGTTGGGCATGGCGATGCGCCGCTTCAATCAGGCCTGGCTGTTGAACCCGGACAACCCCGAGGTCTATACCGGCTTTGCCGCCGTGCTGCACGACCAAGGCAAGTTCTGCCAGGCCATGAGCATGATGGACCAGGCGATCAGCCATGATCCGCCCACATTCCAGGGAATTTACGCGGATGCGGGGCGTATCGCGGCTCGCTGCGCCGCGGAAGACAAGACGCTGCCGCCCGAAGCGCGGGTGGCGGCAACCGCTCGTTCCGACGAGTGGTACCGCAAAGGCGAGGCCGTCGAACCGGATAAGGGATATCTGTATTCGTCCTGGGCCACCGCCTACTACTGGCGCGGGCAATACGATCAGGCCTGGGCGATGGTTGTCCGCGCGCGCGCGGCTGGGGGATCACCAAGCCCGAAATTCATGGAAATGCTACGCGCCCAAATGCCGGAGCCGCGCTCATAGCCCGCCCATCATGCAGGTGAATCCGGCTGCGCTGGCGGCATTTGCGATATTCTGCTGACCATCATGATCAAAGCTCTATGGTTGGCGTTGGGCTGCGTGATGCTGGCACTGGGCGTCATCGGCGCGTTCTTGCCGGTCATGCCGACGACGATTTTCCTGATTTTGGCGGTGGGCTGCTTTTCGCGCTCGTCTCCGCGCCTGGAAAAATGGCTGCTGGATAGTCCGACTTACGGGCCGCCCCTGCGTATCTGGCGCGAACAGAAGGCGGTGTCTCGCAAGGGCAAAACCTACGCTTGCCTGGGCATGGCGCTGGGATACGGCATTTTCTGGTGGAGCGCGCATCCGTCGTGGCCGCTGGCGGTAGGCGTCGGCGTGTTTTTTCTGGCCAGCGCGGCCTATGTGCTCAGCCGCCCGGCACCCAAAACGACGGGTGCCGGTAGCGAGCCGTTGCAACGATAGGGTTCCGCGCCGGATCGACGCGGGGTATTCCGCTTTACCCGTTTAGTGTGAATGCCGGGGATCGCCCCGAGTTTCGATCACTTTCAGATAAAGCGTGGCGGGTTCCAGGCAGCCGCCGGTCGATAATTGGCCCACCAGTTGCCGATAGAGCTCCTGCCAGGGCGTTTGCGACGCCGGTGGCTGGTAGGCCGGTTCCTGCTTGCGCCGTTCCATTTCCGCGTCGTCCACCAATGCCGTTACGCTGCGTTGGTTCAAGTCGACACGGATCTTGTCGCCCGTGCGCAGCAGCGCCAGGCCCCCGCCCGCAGCGGCTTCCGGTGACATGTTCAGGATGGACGGGCTGGCCGATGTGCCGCTTTGCCGGCCGTCTCCCAGGCAAGGCAGCGAGTCGACGCCACGCTTGATCAGGTGCGAGGGCGGGGCCATGTTGACGACCTCCGCGCTGCCCGGATAGCCCACGGTGCCGGCGCCGCGTATCACCAGAATGCAGTGCTCGTCGATGTTCAGCGACGGGTCTTCGATGCGGGCGTGATAGTCCTCGGGGCCTTCGAACACAATGGCGCGTGCCTCGAAGGCGTTCTCCGAACCGGGCTCCGACAGATAGGTGCGGCGGAAGGCTTCGCCCACGACCGACATCTTGATGATGGCGCTGTCGAAGAAGTTGCCCGACAGCACGATGAAACCGGCGCGGTGCTTGAGCGGCGCCTCGCAACTGCGAATGACGTCGGCGTCGCGGGTCTTGGAGGCCGCGGCGATATCGCCGATGGTTTTGCCGGACACGGTGGCGCAGTCGGCGTGCAGACGGCCCGCGGCCAGCAATTCGTGCATGACGGCGGGCACGCCGCCCGCCCGGTGGAAGCCTTCGCCCAGGTGTTCGCCGGCGGGCACGCAATTGACCAGCAGCGGTACGTCTTCGCCCAAGCGCTGCCAATCGTCCAGACTGAGGTCGATGCCGGCGTGGCGGGCCATGGCGATCAAATGCGGCGGACAGTTGCTGGACGCGCCCAGTGCCGACGCCACGACAATGGCGTTTTCGAAGGCCTGGCGGGTCAGGATGTGCGACGGCCGCAGGTCTTCGCGAACCATGTCGCAAATGCGCATGCCGGTGGCGTAAGCCATCTGCGCGCGTTCGCGGTAAGGCGCGGGGATGCTGGCGCAGGTGGGCAGCGACATGCCCAGGGCTTCCGCCAGCGAATTCATGGACAGCGCCGTGCCCATGGTGTTGCAGTGCCCGACCGATGGCGACGATGCCGTGGCCAGCGTCATGAAGCCTTCGTAGTCCAGCTTGCCCGCCGCCATCAGGTTGCGGGCATGCCAGATGACGGTGCCCGAACCTACCCGCTGGCCGTCGTGCCAGCCGTCCAGCATTGGCCCGCCCGACAGCACGATGGCGGGCAGGTCAACCGTGGCGGCAGCCATCAGGCAAGCCGGGGTGGTTTTGTCGCAACCGGTGGTCAGCACTACGCCGTCCAGCGGATAGCCGTGCAAGATTTCAACCAGGCCCAGATAGGCCAGGTTGCGATCCAGCGCCGCCGTGGGCCGCCGGCCTTGTTCGGCCAGCGGATGTACCGGGAACTCCATCGGGATGCCGCCCGCGTCCCGGATACCCGCCTTGATGCGCTCGGCCAGCGCCAGGTGATGCCGGTTGCAGGGCGCCAGGTCGCTGCCGGTCTGGGCAATGCCGATGATCGGCCGCCCGGACTGCAGCTCTTGCCGCGTCAGGCCGTAGTTAAGATAGCGCTCGACGTAAATCGCCGTCATATCGGCGTGCGAGGGGTCGTCGAACCATTTCTGGCTGCGCAACTTGCGGGGTATCTGAGACATGGGTGACTCGCTTGCTTCGCGTGGGCGTCAGTGATGAGACGTCAGTAATCGGGCCTCAATATCAGGCCCGAACATAAGACTTTGATCCATCAGGCCTTAATTACGCGCCTTCTGGATTTCGTCGTTCATTTGCTTGATGAGGTCGGGCCCCAGCTCCTGGGTGTACTTGTCAACCACCGGCTGAACCTTTTCGCGCATGCGGGCCACTTCCTCGGGGCTGACCGTGTTGATCTTCATGCCGGCCTTTTCAAGCGTCGCCATGGCCTTGGTCGAATCCGCGCGGCTGTCCTTGCGTTCGAAATCACGCGAGGCCGCGGCTGCCTGCCGGATCAGCTTCTGTTCGTCAGGCGACAAGGTGTCCCACCATTTCTTCGAGGCCAGCACCACCCACGGCGTGTAGACGTGGCGGGTGATGGTCAGGAAGGGCTGCACTTCGTAGAACTTGCTGCTTTGGATGGTGGTGATGGGGTTTTCCTGCCCGTCGACCGTGCGCGTTTCCAAGGCGGTGAACAGTTCCGAGAAAGGCATGGGCACGGCGTTCGCGCCCAGCGTGTTGAAGACGCCCAACGCGATCTGGTTCTGCATGACCCGCAGTTTGATGCCTTGCATGTCTTCCGCGCGCACGATCGGATGCTTGGAATTGGTCATGTTGCGAAAGCCGTTTTCCCAATAGACCAAGCCAACCAGGCCCTTGGCTTCCAGCTTCTTCAACAGGTCCTGGCCCACCTTGCCATCCAGCACGGCATCGGCTTCCTTTTCACTGTTGAACAGGAAGGGCAGGTCGAACACGCCAAATTCCTTGACCATGCCCGCCAGCGGCGCGGTGGAACCCACCATCATTTCCTGTGCGCCGCCGGCCAGGGCGCCCTGCATTTGTTCGTCGGAACCCAGCGTGGCGGAACCGAAGGTCCTCATCTTCAGCTTGCCGTCGCTGACTTTTTCAAGCTCTTGCGCCAGGAAGCGCGCGGCGCGGCCCTGGACACTTTCTTCGTTCAGGCCGTAGCCGAAGCGGATCAGGCGCGGCTTGACGTCGGCCGCCGCGGCCACGCCGGCCACAGCGCAGGACAGCGCGGTAGCCAGCACAAGTAGACGGGTCTTGAATCGAATGGTCATGGTGCTCCTCCTTGGGGTTTTCTCTATGCCGCTAGTGCATCCAGCGTGCGGGTACGGTGATCAGTTCGGGGAAGATCACCAACAGAATCAGCAAGATCGCGTAGGCCACGACGTAGCGCCACACCCCCTTGCAGATAGTTTCCATATTGATGCGGGCCACGCCGCACACCACGTTCAGCACTGTGCCCACGGGTGGGGTCAAAAGGCCCACGCAGCCCACCATGACGAACATGACGCCGAAGTAGACGGGGTCGATGCCAGCCTTGGTGACCACCGGCATCAGCACCGGCGCCAGAATCAGGATGGTGGGCGTGAGGTCCATGACCGTGCCGATCAGGATCAACAGAAGCATCAGCGCGAACATCAGCAGCTTGGGCTGGTCCATGATGGGCGCAAGCAGCGCGATCAGATCTTGCGGCATGTCGGCCAGCGTGATCATGTAGGACGACACCATCGCGGCGGCCACCAGGAACATCACCACGGACGTGGTGCGCGCGGCGTTCACGAACAGCGGCACCAGGTCCCGCAGGCCGATCTCGCGGTAGACGAACAGGCTGACGATCAGCGCATAGACGGCGGCCACCACGGCCGCTTCGGTCGGTGTGAAGATGCCGCCACGCAGCCCGCCGATGATGATCACGGGCAACATCAGCGCCCACAGCGATTCGCGCAGCGCTTTCCAGCGCATGCTCCAGGGTTCGCGCGGCGAAGGCGTGATGCTGCCGTGCTTGCGCGCCACCCAGGTCCAAACTGCCACCAAGGTCATGCCCATCATCAGCCCCGGCGCGATGCCCGCAAAGAACAGCTTGGTGATCGACACATTCGTGGCCACGCCAAAAATAATGAACGAGATGGACGGCGGAATGATGGGGGCGACAATGCCGCCCGCGGCGATCAAGCCCGAGGCCTGTCCGGCGTCGTAACCTTTTTCGCGCAGCATGGGGATCAACAATGACCCGAGCGCGGCGGCATCGGCCACCGCCGAGCCGGAAAGGGCGGCCAGCAGCACGCTGGCGAAAATGGCCACATAGCCCAATCCGCCTTGGACGTGCCCGACGAACATGCTGGCCAGGCGCACGATTCGACGTGAAATGCCGCCAGCGTTCATGAGCTCGCCCGCCAGCATGAACAGCGGCACCGCCATCAGCGTGAAGCTGTTGGCGCCCGTCAGCATGTTCTGCGCCAGGATCTGGGTGTCGAAGAAATTCAGTTGGAACATCATGGCCAAGGCGCTGAGTAGCAGCGCGAAGGCAATCGGCATGCCCAGGGCAATCAGCCCAAGCAGCACAAGCAGGAAGACGGTCAGGATCATTGCGGGTTTCCGGGCGAGGCAGGGAGGCGGGTGCGGGGGAAGGCCGGGATCAGATGGCGGGGTCTTCCGGACTGGATTCCGCCGGCAAGGGGCCACCGGCCAGCACGCGGATGATGTCGACCAGGGTCAGGATGCCCATGGCGACCGATGCATACAGCGCCGCGGTGTTGAATACCGCCAGGCGCATTCCCGTGACAGGCAGCACGGTGCCCATGCCGATGACGGTCTGCACCCAACTGCCTTGCGCCATCAGCCAAAGCACCCACAGCACCAGCAATTGGCAGAACACGTGCGACACGCGTCGGGCGGTGGGACCGAATCGATCAACGAGCATGGTGACGCCGATGTGCTGGTGATCGCGTAGCGCAATGACCGCGCCCAGGAAGATCAGCCAGACGAAAGCCAGGCGGGACACCTCGTCCGACGCATTGATGCCGGAATTGAACAGGTAGCGCAGCGCTACGTTGCCGAACAGCAGCACGACCATGACGACCAGACAGGCCACCATCAGCCAGGTCTGCAACTTGAAACACCAGTCAGCGGCGCGGGCCAACGGTGAACCGCCGGGCCGCCCGGAATGGGAAGCTTGCATGTTTGTCTCCTGCCCCGTTTTTCGGGGCTTTTTTCGCTTATGCTTTTGCGGATGTTAGCGCTAACATTTCGACTTTGGCAAGCCCCTGTTTTTGCGTCAGACTACGCGCTGCCCATCCGACCACGAGGCCCAATGTCCGTCCGTAAACCCCGCAGCTCGCACGCTGGCCGCATCACCATGCAAGAGGTTGCACGCCGCGCGGGCGTCAGCGCCATCACGGTGTCGCGCGCGTTGCGCACGCCCGACAAGGTGGCCGAGGCGCTGCGCCTGCGTATCGTCCGGGTTTGCCAGGAATTGGGCTACGTGCCCAACCACGCCGCCAGTGCCTTGGCGTCGGCGCGGTCGCAAACCGTGGTGGTGTTGATTCCGTCGTTGAGCAACGTGGTGTTCGTGGACATCATTTCCGGCATCAAGGAAGTGCTGGATCAGCAGGGCTATCACATGCTGATCGGGGTGACGGGGTATTCGCCGGATGCGGAAGAAGCCTTGCTGCGCAAGTATCTGCAGCATTCGCCGGACGGCGTGATCTTGACCGGTATCGACCACAATCCCGGCACATGGGCATTGCTGCGCACGCAACGGATCGCCACGGTGCACACCATAGAAACACTGGCCGATGGCGAAGACATGAGCGTGGGTTTTTCGCAGTTCGATTCGGGCTATGCCGCTTGCCGCCACCTGGTGGAGCGCGGCCGTCGCCGCATCGGCATCATCGGCGCTCAGCTGGACCCGCGCTCGTTGCGCCGCTGCGAAGGCGCGCGGCAGGCGCTGCGCGATGCGGGCTGCTACGACGCCACGCTGGAAATCATGACGCCGGAGAAATCGTCCATCAGCCTGGGGGCGTCCTTGCTGGACACCTTGCGCACCCAGCATCCGGATTGCGATGCCGTTTTCTTCTGCAACGATGACCTGGCGCAGGGCGCGGTGTTTCAGTGCGGCAGGCTGGGCGTGCGCGTGCCGGAGCAGATGGCCATCATCGGCTTTCATGATCTGGCCGGCACCGCCTGGACCACGCCACCCTTGTCGACCATCGCCACGCCGCGCTACCAGATCGGCTTGTCGGCGGCCGACCTGCTGATGCGCCACCTGGCGGGTGAGACCGTCGCCCAGCGGCATGTGGACTTGGGCTTTACGCTGGTGCAGCGCGAAACCAGTTGAAGGGCGGCGTCAGGCCGCGCGGCGCAACGCCAGGAACACGCCCGAGGCCATGATCAACCCCATGCCCGCCAATGCCATGGCGTCTGGCGGCCGCTGAAACCAGAACGTGCTGAACAAGACCGCCAGCAGCAGTTGGAAGTAATTCAAGGGGGCCAGCGTGGCGGCCGATACGCGTTGGAACGCGGCAATCAGCAGCACCTGCGCCAGGCCGCTGCATACGCCAAGCGCGATGATGAGCGTGGCGTCGGCGGGGCCGGGCCAGGGGTCCGGCAGAAAGAAGGGGGCGGGCAAGGCCGTGACGATCAGGCAGATGATCGCGGTATAGGCGTATTGCACGGGCCCGGGCACCTTGCCCGACAGCTTGCGCGTCAGCACCTGGAAAATCGCGTAGCACACGGCCGACACCGCCATCAGCAGCGTGCCCAGCAGCGGCAAGTCGGCACCCGGGCGCACAATCAAGAGCATGCCGGCAAAACCCACGGCCACCGCGATCCATTGCACGGGGCGCACCCGTTCTCGTAGCAGCCAGGGCGACAGCGCCACCATGATGAGCGGCGAGGTGAAATAGATGGCGGTGGCTTCCGACAGCGGCATCCAGATCAGCGCGGTCATGAAGCACGTGGCCACTGTGGCCAGCGTTAGCCCGCGCAACACCAGCAGCGGTTTCTCGGGCGTATCACGCAGTCGCAGGCCGGGGGCGTGGCGCCATAGCATGTACAACGCCAGAACGATCACCGCCAAATACCGCATCACGTTCAGGAAGGGCGCGGGGTAGCGTTCCAGCATGTGCTTGGAGCCGGCGTCGAAGGTGGCGAACGCGACCAGCGCCGCAAAGAACAGCAGGATGCCCGCGTTGCGCGACGCGGCGGGGGCGGGCAGGACGGCGTCGGGAACGGAGGCCATGGATGATGCGCGCGCGTCAGGCGCTGGCTTGCCCCATGCCTTGCAGGAAGGCGTCTAGCGCGGGGCCGATGGCCTGGACCATGTACCCGCCTTCCTGCACCACGACGGTAGGCACGCGCAGGCTGGCCACGCGCGCGCCGATGTCGCGGTAGGCGTCGATGTCCAGCTTGAGCACGCTGATGGGGTCGTCCTTGTAGGAGTCGAAACCCAATGCCAGCACCAGCGCTTGCGGCCCGTAGCCGGCCAGCGCCGACAATGCCGTGTCCAGCGCGGCCAGGAAGGGATCGTTGCCCGAGCCGTGCGCAAGCGGCAGGTTCAGGTTGTAGCCTTCACCGGCGCCGTGGCCGCGTTCGTCGGTATAACCGGTATAGAACGGGTAGTAGGCGCTGGGGTCGGCGTGCAGCGACACGGTCATGACGTCGGCGCGCTGGTAGAAAATGTTCTGGGTGCCATCGCCGTGGTGCGCGTCCACATCCAGCACCGCCACCTTGGACCACGTTTGCAGCAAGCGGCTGGCCGCCGCCGCGCTGCTGTTCAGGTAGCAAAAGCCGCCGGCGCGGTCACGATGCGCGTGATGGCCGGATGGCCGGCACAGCGCGTAGGCCATGCCCGCCGTGCTGGCGACATGGTCCGCCGCCGCCACCGCGCTATGGGTTGACCGCAGCGCCGAGCGCCAGGTGTGTGGGCCGATCGGGCAAGACAGATCGCTTAAGTAGTAGCCCGTTTGCGCCACGATGGACGGCGAAGGGCAGGGCCCGCGCCCGGCCTGTTCGACACGCCCGTTGTAGTAGGGCGACAGGTTGGGCAGGACTTCCGGCCCGGGGTCCACGCCCGGCGCTTTCAGCGACTGCCAGCGTGTGTAGGCGGTTTCCAGGTAGTTCAGGTATGCGGCGCTATGAATGCTCTCGAGCGGCTTGCGGCCGTAGTCGGAAGGGGCTTCCACGGCGATGCCGCGTGCCGCCAGCGCGCCTTGCAGGCTTTCTGCCCGGGACGGCAGATCGGTGGGGGCACTGAGCCGGCCCAGCCGCATGAACTGCTGCGGGGTGTGCAGCAATTGTTCTTCCGAGAAAAACGCCTTCATGATGATCCTCGCTGATGCGTCAGGCCTGCTTGATTTCGATTTCGACAAAAACGAATTCGGTATCGCCGGGATTGATGACGTTGTGCTCAACGCCAACCGGTCGATAGTAGGCGATGCCCGTCGTGAGCTGGCTGGTGACCTGGCCGGTGGGCGTGTCCAACAGCAAGGGGCCGGTGGTTTGCGGGACCACCACGTAGTTCATGCCATGGCGATGCCAGCCCGTTTCGCCACCGGGCGGAAAGCGCCATTCGGTGACGGTGACCAATTCGTTATCGATCTGCACGGTGGGAACGGCGGCGGGACGTTGCACGAGGATGCTCCTGGGGTTGGCTTGGGATTGTCTTGGGGCTTAAGGATGATCAGGCCATTGTCGCCTGAGTGGGGTCCCAGTGCTGGCCGGGCACGGCGGCGATCAACTGCCGCGTGTATTCATGCTCGGGCCTGTCAAAGATCTGTGACGGCGAGCCATACTCGACGACCTTGCCGCGATGCATCACCAGCACCGAATTGCAGATCTGAGCGGCAACTCGCAGGTCGTGGGTGATGAACACCAGCGCAATCTGCAAACGCTGTTGCAGGTCATGCAGCAGTTGCAGCACCTGCGCCTGCACCGATACGTCCAGCGCTGACACCGATTCATCGGCCACCAGCACCTTGGGCTCCAGGGCCAGCGCGCGCGCGATGCCGATGCGCTGACGCTGCCCACCCGAAAACTGATTTGGGTAGCGATCAAAGGCGGACGGGTCCATGCCCACCAACGACAGCAGTTCGCGCACGCGGGCCTCGGCCTTCGCGCGCGGCACGCCATTGGCCACGGGGCCGTCGCTGATGATGCGGCCTACGGTGTGGCGCGGGTTGAGCGAGGCGAACGGATCCTGGAAGATCATCTGGATATCGTGGCGCAGCGGGCGAAAGCGCGACTCCGACATCTTGGCGATGTCCTGGCCGTTGAAGATCAATTGGCCGCCATTGATGCCCACCAATTTCAGCAGGCATTTTCCGATGGTCGATTTTCCCGATCCCGATTCCCCCACGATGCCCAGCGTCTCGCCCCGTCGCACGGTGAAACTGACGCCGTCCACGGCACGCACTTCACGCTTGCCGCCCAGCCAGCCGTGGCCAATCACGTAGGTCTTCTTCAGGTCTTTTACTTCCAGCACCGGCGTGTCGTCGGCCGTTGCCACGCGTTCTTCGCCACGGCGGTGCGGCACGGCCGCGATCAGGCGCTGGGTGTAGGGGTGGCGCGGACGGTTCAAGACCTCGTCGGCCGGGCCTTGCTCCACCAAGATTCCTTTTTCCATGACGGCGACGCGGTGGGCAATTTCGGCCACCACGCCGAAGTCGTGCGTGACGAACATCACGCCCATGCCCTTTTCTTTCTGGATGCGGGCAATCAGCGCCAATATCTGCGCCTGCGTGGTGACGTCCAGCGCCGTGGTGGGTTCATCGGCGATCAGCAACGCGGGCTCCAACGCCAGCGCCATGGCGATCATCACGCGCTGGCGTTGGCCGCCCGACAAGCGGAATGGGTAGACGTGGTAAAGCGTGGCTGGGTCCGGCAGGCCCACGAAGTCCAGCAGTTCCAGCGTGCGCCGCATGCGCTCGGCGCCGGGATAGGCGTTGTGGACGCGCATGACTTCACTGATCTGTTCGCCCACTGTCATCAGCGGGTTCAGGGCCGACAACGGCTCCTGGAAGATCATCGCCATGTCCTTGCCGCGCATGGCTTGCAGCGTGGCTTCGTCTTGCCGCAGCAGGTCTTGGCCACGGAACAAAATGCGGCCCTGCTGCGGCGTCAGATAGTCGGGCAATAAACCCATGATGGCGTTGGCGCTCATGGACTTGCCCGAACCGGACTCGCCCACGATGCAGAGGATTTCGCCGGCGCGGATATCGTAGGAAACGTCCTGCACGGCAAAGGGCCGGTCGCCGCCCCGAGGCAGCGCAATACTTAGATTCTGGACAGACAACAGCGGCGTGGATTCGGTCATGTCGGCCTCCTATTCGCCGCGCTTGCGCAGTTGGGGGTTGAGGGCGTCGTTCAAGCCTTCGCCGATCAGGTTGATGGCCAGCACCGTCAGCAAGATGGCCACGCCGGGCCAGACGCTCATCCACCAGGCTTCGCGGATCATCGTACGCGCCGCGCCGATCATGAAACCCCAACTCATCAGGTTGCGGTCGCCCAGGCCCAGGAAGGACAGGGACGATTCCGTCAGGATGGCGGTCGCCACCATGAACGAGGCCGACACGATGATGGGCGACATGGCGTTGGGCAGGATCTGGGTGCTGACGATGCGCGCGGGGGTCTGGCCGATGACGATCGCGGCCTGGACGAATTCCCGCTGCTTGAGCGT harbors:
- a CDS encoding ABC transporter ATP-binding protein; amino-acid sequence: MTESTPLLSVQNLSIALPRGGDRPFAVQDVSYDIRAGEILCIVGESGSGKSMSANAIMGLLPDYLTPQQGRILFRGQDLLRQDEATLQAMRGKDMAMIFQEPLSALNPLMTVGEQISEVMRVHNAYPGAERMRRTLELLDFVGLPDPATLYHVYPFRLSGGQRQRVMIAMALALEPALLIADEPTTALDVTTQAQILALIARIQKEKGMGVMFVTHDFGVVAEIAHRVAVMEKGILVEQGPADEVLNRPRHPYTQRLIAAVPHRRGEERVATADDTPVLEVKDLKKTYVIGHGWLGGKREVRAVDGVSFTVRRGETLGIVGESGSGKSTIGKCLLKLVGINGGQLIFNGQDIAKMSESRFRPLRHDIQMIFQDPFASLNPRHTVGRIISDGPVANGVPRAKAEARVRELLSLVGMDPSAFDRYPNQFSGGQRQRIGIARALALEPKVLVADESVSALDVSVQAQVLQLLHDLQQRLQIALVFITHDLRVAAQICNSVLVMHRGKVVEYGSPSQIFDRPEHEYTRQLIAAVPGQHWDPTQATMA